In Prochlorococcus marinus XMU1411, one genomic interval encodes:
- a CDS encoding acyltransferase family protein produces MKNIQSLKNKLYRKEIDGLRGVAVIAVIINHFNSKFLSSGYLGVDIFFVISGFVITSSIDRNSYKNFLDFLISFYEKRVKRILPTLILFVVLTSLFICFIIPGPDYYLILGRRSLLGISNILLYKNSTDYFAAAADLNPFLHTWSLSVEEQFYFLFPFLIWFTGFAKKNKNGLKNFYLVLTLLTSISLISFLSFYEKNFSATYFLMPFRFWEIGIGSLSYLLLKSDPENKLSLAFKKFFNEKISNFLFLIIILLLFVPNNFGKFSSILIVFSTAILIFSIKKSSISYKILTNGKLLKIGLLSYSLYLWHWGIIVFSRWTIGIHWWSIPIQISFIYFLALLTYLFVERPIRNFRNKKKSTYFSAFLTLISLYSGLKYFSLQENFISNIYRLNPLSDELINSKKWTSTEVRCLDLNTSLIHNYNCKKVAINPKLKNLIIIGDSHGQQATFIVNKSLTKGEYNHGYIQPKNYGDKDLPGVLYGLGNLEEAELMQYILDNVKTGDIIVIAFHRGRFNNLVDHHIDLSKDRKLTKRGIKSAHTIFKIGRKINSKGGKLILFRDTPLLPENVKDVSICNTWRKLNLKDCEISLNQDLHTRLMQDKVFDLAIKLSKDQGFEIYSWDPIFHLYEDKKEFKDIDKFGNLLMQDQNHITKFTGNKLSKFFKQFLYEKKIIN; encoded by the coding sequence TTGAAAAATATTCAAAGCTTAAAAAATAAGCTTTATAGAAAAGAAATTGATGGACTAAGAGGAGTTGCTGTAATAGCAGTAATTATAAATCACTTTAATAGTAAATTTCTAAGTTCAGGTTATTTAGGTGTTGATATCTTTTTTGTTATTTCTGGATTTGTTATTACATCATCTATTGATAGAAATTCTTACAAAAATTTTCTTGATTTTTTAATAAGCTTTTATGAAAAAAGAGTTAAAAGAATATTACCTACACTAATTTTATTTGTTGTATTAACATCTCTCTTTATTTGCTTTATAATCCCTGGCCCAGATTACTATCTCATACTTGGGAGAAGATCTTTATTAGGTATTTCAAATATCCTACTTTATAAAAATTCAACTGACTATTTTGCTGCTGCAGCAGATCTTAATCCTTTTTTACACACATGGTCATTATCAGTTGAAGAACAATTCTATTTTCTTTTTCCATTTTTAATATGGTTTACAGGTTTTGCAAAAAAAAATAAAAATGGTTTAAAAAATTTCTATTTAGTTTTAACTTTACTTACGAGTATATCTCTTATTAGTTTCCTCTCTTTTTATGAGAAAAATTTTTCGGCCACATATTTTTTAATGCCTTTTAGGTTTTGGGAAATTGGTATTGGATCATTATCTTATTTATTACTTAAAAGTGATCCTGAAAATAAATTATCTTTGGCATTTAAAAAATTCTTTAATGAAAAGATTTCTAATTTTTTATTTCTAATAATAATTTTATTATTATTTGTTCCAAATAATTTTGGTAAATTTTCATCGATATTGATAGTATTTTCAACTGCGATTCTTATCTTTTCAATAAAAAAATCTTCTATTTCATACAAAATACTTACTAATGGAAAATTACTAAAAATAGGTTTATTGTCATATTCACTTTATCTTTGGCATTGGGGAATTATTGTTTTTAGTCGATGGACAATAGGGATCCATTGGTGGTCAATTCCAATTCAAATTTCATTTATTTATTTTTTGGCATTACTAACATATCTATTTGTAGAAAGACCTATAAGAAATTTTAGAAATAAAAAAAAATCTACTTATTTTTCTGCTTTTTTAACTCTAATAAGTTTGTATAGTGGCCTCAAGTATTTTTCTTTACAAGAAAATTTTATTTCTAATATTTATCGGCTAAATCCATTATCGGATGAACTCATAAATTCAAAAAAATGGACTTCAACTGAAGTTAGATGTTTAGATCTTAATACATCATTAATTCACAATTATAATTGCAAAAAAGTTGCTATCAATCCAAAGCTTAAAAACCTTATAATTATTGGTGATTCTCATGGCCAACAAGCCACTTTCATAGTAAATAAATCTTTAACAAAGGGTGAATATAATCATGGTTATATTCAACCGAAAAATTATGGAGATAAAGATTTACCTGGGGTTTTATACGGACTTGGAAATCTTGAAGAAGCAGAATTAATGCAATATATTCTAGATAATGTAAAAACAGGAGATATTATTGTAATCGCATTTCACAGAGGTAGATTTAATAATTTGGTCGATCATCATATAGATCTCTCAAAAGATAGGAAACTTACTAAAAGAGGAATTAAATCAGCACATACAATCTTTAAAATAGGTAGAAAAATAAATTCAAAAGGAGGAAAATTGATATTATTTAGAGATACTCCACTTCTTCCAGAAAATGTTAAAGATGTCTCAATTTGCAATACTTGGAGAAAACTAAATTTAAAAGATTGCGAGATTTCATTAAATCAAGATTTACACACAAGACTCATGCAAGACAAAGTCTTTGATCTTGCAATTAAATTATCCAAAGATCAAGGATTTGAAATTTATTCTTGGGACCCAATTTTTCATTTATATGAAGATAAAAAAGAATTTAAAGATATAGATAAATTTGGTAATTTGTTGATGCAAGATCAAAATCATATTACTAAGTTTACAGGAAATAAATTAAGTAAATTTTTTAAGCAATTCTTATATGAAAAAAAGATTATAAATTAA
- a CDS encoding class I SAM-dependent methyltransferase, translating to MVKQKDVTNYWEEEVCGTRFSNKKDKNKYFQEIAYKRYKAEPYIREFAFGDCEDFTNKKILEIGVGAGTDFVEFLRRDAICFGIDATDSAIQKTHDNILNSFKNKKYKLEYLEKANAEKLPFQDNTFDMIYSHGVLHHAKNTMSCIAEAYRVLKPGGKLKIMVYSDFSATGIMLWMLYGLAKGKPFLSQEEIIFKYLESPGTKCYSKKELLKILKGFGLQKLILKKFASSGDLLLMPRSKKYQKNLLYNLIQFLYPRLLVKKLESILGLSITVTADKPEKI from the coding sequence ATGGTTAAGCAAAAAGATGTAACTAATTATTGGGAAGAAGAAGTATGTGGGACTCGTTTTTCAAACAAAAAAGATAAGAATAAATATTTTCAAGAAATTGCATATAAAAGATATAAAGCTGAGCCTTATATTAGAGAATTTGCTTTCGGAGATTGTGAAGATTTTACAAATAAGAAAATATTAGAAATTGGAGTAGGAGCAGGAACTGATTTTGTTGAGTTCTTAAGAAGAGATGCAATTTGCTTTGGAATAGACGCTACAGATTCAGCTATCCAAAAAACTCATGATAATATTCTTAATTCATTTAAAAACAAAAAATATAAACTGGAATATCTAGAGAAAGCTAACGCGGAAAAACTACCATTTCAAGATAATACATTTGATATGATTTATAGCCATGGAGTACTCCATCATGCAAAAAATACTATGAGTTGTATCGCTGAAGCATATAGAGTTTTAAAGCCTGGAGGTAAACTTAAAATAATGGTATATTCTGATTTTAGTGCAACCGGAATTATGCTTTGGATGCTTTATGGACTAGCAAAAGGAAAGCCTTTTCTATCACAAGAAGAAATTATATTTAAATATTTAGAATCTCCTGGCACAAAATGTTACTCAAAAAAAGAATTATTAAAAATTCTAAAAGGTTTTGGACTTCAAAAATTGATTTTAAAAAAATTTGCTAGCTCTGGAGATCTTTTGCTTATGCCAAGATCAAAAAAATATCAAAAGAATTTATTATATAATTTAATACAATTTTTATATCCAAGATTATTAGTTAAAAAACTTGAATCAATATTAGGATTATCAATAACTGTAACTGCAGATAAACCAGAAAAAATCTAA
- the asnB gene encoding asparagine synthase (glutamine-hydrolyzing), translating into MCGISGYYLEKNSLIKLNSELNYSLDLISHRGPDDRGTYISSNEKIGLAHSRLSIIDVSENGHQPMHSEDNRLTIIFNGEIYNYKELRDFLYKNGYEKWDGDSDTEVILKLFLYSLKNGMEIEKILLRLKGIFSIALWDSLEKELFLIRDALGIKPLYFSETDLGIFFASEIKGMIPFLNKISSPKNNLSESYLDAENLNRYLTFLWCPGSGTPSKRFKKVGPGEYLKIKYGKIIKKVKWYFLATSNSKTKKLNKFDSINGTYENLKKAVDRQLISDVPIGAFLSGGIDSSSVVAIASQTIPKINCFTIKINGQSEEGFVDDLPYAKKVAHHLNVPLDIVEVESSVLAAGIEEMVWQLDEPLADVAPLNVLLISRLARNKGIKVLLSGSGGDDVFSGYSRHLSLKIDKYWTWLPKNLLLNLEKMTSNIPTERSVFRRLRKVFSGASLNQDERIINYFKWIDNRTLDDLYTDNFLQQLKDVNVELPIMNFLDELPDGLSPLEKMLAVEQKFFLTDHNLIYTDKMSMREGVEVRVPFLDTELLEFASKISDKYKVKGLDCKWVLKKAMEPYLPKDIIYRPKSGFGGPLRHWLRFELYEWLNDILSEERLKNRGIFNHLKVKRLIEQNSEGSIDASYILLSIACIEIWFRHFHDNK; encoded by the coding sequence ATGTGTGGAATTTCTGGTTACTATCTAGAAAAAAATTCTTTAATTAAATTAAATTCTGAATTAAATTACTCTTTAGATCTAATATCCCATAGAGGACCAGACGACAGAGGAACTTATATTTCCAGTAATGAGAAAATTGGATTAGCTCATAGCAGGCTTTCAATAATTGATGTTTCCGAAAATGGACATCAACCTATGCATAGTGAAGATAATAGATTAACTATTATCTTCAATGGAGAAATTTATAACTATAAAGAATTAAGGGATTTTTTGTATAAAAATGGTTACGAAAAATGGGACGGAGATTCTGATACCGAAGTAATATTAAAGCTTTTTCTTTACTCACTAAAAAATGGAATGGAGATAGAAAAAATCTTATTGCGTTTAAAGGGGATATTTTCTATTGCATTATGGGATTCATTAGAAAAAGAATTATTTTTGATTAGAGATGCTTTAGGTATAAAGCCCTTATACTTTAGTGAAACGGATTTGGGAATATTTTTTGCAAGCGAAATAAAAGGAATGATTCCTTTTCTGAATAAAATATCCTCCCCAAAAAATAATTTATCTGAAAGTTATCTTGATGCCGAAAATTTAAATAGATATCTTACATTTCTTTGGTGCCCTGGGTCGGGAACTCCTTCTAAAAGATTTAAAAAAGTTGGGCCAGGAGAATATCTCAAAATTAAATATGGCAAAATAATTAAAAAAGTTAAATGGTATTTTTTAGCTACATCAAATTCAAAAACTAAAAAATTAAATAAATTTGATTCTATAAATGGTACGTATGAAAATCTCAAAAAAGCAGTTGATAGGCAATTAATATCTGATGTTCCTATAGGAGCATTCCTTTCAGGTGGAATTGACTCTAGTAGTGTTGTAGCTATTGCCAGTCAAACAATACCAAAAATAAATTGCTTCACAATTAAAATAAATGGACAATCTGAAGAAGGTTTTGTAGATGATCTGCCTTACGCAAAAAAAGTAGCGCATCACTTGAATGTACCTCTAGATATTGTTGAAGTTGAGTCTTCAGTTTTGGCAGCAGGTATAGAAGAAATGGTTTGGCAACTAGATGAACCGTTAGCAGACGTAGCACCTTTAAATGTTCTACTAATTTCTAGATTAGCTAGAAATAAAGGCATAAAAGTTTTACTTTCAGGTTCAGGAGGAGATGATGTTTTCTCTGGTTATAGTAGACACCTTTCTTTAAAGATTGATAAATATTGGACTTGGCTTCCAAAAAATTTACTTCTAAATTTGGAAAAAATGACTTCAAATATCCCCACAGAAAGGTCAGTTTTTAGAAGATTAAGAAAAGTATTTTCAGGTGCCTCTCTTAATCAAGATGAAAGAATAATAAACTATTTTAAGTGGATTGATAATAGAACTCTTGATGACCTCTATACAGATAATTTTCTTCAACAACTTAAAGATGTAAATGTTGAGTTGCCAATTATGAATTTTCTTGATGAATTACCTGATGGCCTATCCCCTTTAGAAAAAATGCTTGCTGTTGAGCAAAAATTTTTTCTTACCGATCATAATCTTATTTATACTGATAAAATGTCTATGAGAGAGGGTGTAGAAGTCAGAGTTCCGTTCCTTGACACTGAATTATTAGAATTTGCAAGTAAGATTTCAGATAAATATAAAGTTAAGGGTTTAGATTGTAAATGGGTTTTAAAAAAAGCAATGGAACCTTATTTGCCTAAAGATATTATTTACAGACCCAAGAGTGGATTTGGGGGTCCATTGAGACATTGGCTTCGTTTTGAATTATATGAATGGCTGAATGATATCCTTTCTGAAGAAAGATTAAAAAATAGGGGTATATTTAATCATTTAAAGGTGAAGCGTTTAATTGAACAAAATAGTGAAGGTTCTATCGATGCAAGTTATATTTTATTATCAATAGCATGTATTGAAATCTGGTTTAGGCATTTTCATGATAATAAATAA
- a CDS encoding ABC transporter ATP-binding protein: MMSSLIDKNNLIYNLYKLITLLNRKNKFRIIYLLIILFLSTIAEMISLSLIIPFLAAFNDPQLIWDSQIAREFLTFLGFNSSDNLLLPITIIFILSVLFASILKLFNNWYRCLLIAKISCDISFKAFSKSIYQPYYIHLRRNSSELIGAVTSHIGGATNALGQLLYLVNYSFLSLGIFCTLILIQFRFSLIISFVFISIYLVLLIITQPILRKNSQNTRKFSEKRVQIIQESFGAFRDVIIDNNEDFFIRNYVNFDYPIRKMERENEFLSIYPKFIIEGVSLVSVGLIALIAEMGNYSLVNILPLLGFFGLAAQKFLPALHYIYSSFTSIKANTFQLKSTLGLISQAENKNILISDKEIINFHKNISFNSVHFSYDNEENLIIKNSSFEINKGDKVGIVGKTGSGKSTLIDLLIGLIKPTSGEIFIDDNNLNKSNQKVTNKSWISQIGHVPQSIYLVDDTIAKNIAFGIPEEKINYKRIKELIKIVLLDDFIKNTKMGLKTVVGERGIILSGGQRQRIGIARALYKENIKILILDEATSALDNYTESKLIENINSMTKNYTLIMIAHRLTTLKKCNKIFEIKKGIIKETSLDKV; encoded by the coding sequence ATGATGAGTTCTCTTATTGATAAAAATAATTTAATTTACAATCTATACAAATTAATCACTTTATTAAACAGGAAAAATAAGTTTCGAATTATTTATTTATTAATAATTCTCTTTTTAAGTACCATTGCTGAAATGATTTCTCTTTCATTAATAATTCCTTTTTTAGCAGCCTTTAATGATCCTCAATTAATTTGGGACAGCCAAATAGCGAGAGAATTTCTTACATTTTTAGGTTTTAATTCATCTGATAATTTGTTATTACCAATCACTATTATTTTTATTTTATCAGTTTTATTTGCATCAATTCTTAAGTTATTTAATAATTGGTATCGATGTTTATTAATTGCAAAAATTAGTTGTGATATAAGCTTCAAGGCTTTTTCTAAGAGTATTTATCAACCTTACTATATTCATTTAAGACGAAATAGTAGTGAATTAATTGGAGCGGTAACTAGCCATATCGGAGGAGCTACGAATGCCTTGGGACAACTACTTTATTTAGTAAATTATTCTTTTCTTTCCCTAGGTATTTTTTGCACTTTAATACTTATTCAGTTTAGATTTTCCTTGATAATATCTTTTGTATTTATCTCAATATATTTAGTATTACTGATAATTACACAGCCAATATTGAGAAAAAACAGTCAAAATACGAGGAAATTTTCAGAAAAAAGAGTTCAAATCATTCAAGAGTCATTTGGTGCTTTTAGAGATGTAATTATTGACAATAATGAAGATTTTTTTATTAGAAATTATGTAAATTTTGATTACCCAATAAGAAAAATGGAGAGGGAAAATGAGTTTCTCTCAATTTATCCAAAATTTATTATTGAAGGTGTGAGTCTTGTGTCTGTAGGATTAATTGCTTTAATTGCAGAAATGGGGAATTATTCATTAGTAAATATTCTCCCTCTCTTAGGTTTTTTTGGTTTAGCAGCTCAAAAGTTTTTACCAGCACTTCATTATATTTATAGTTCTTTTACATCAATAAAAGCTAATACTTTTCAGTTAAAAAGTACGTTGGGATTAATATCTCAAGCAGAAAACAAAAATATATTAATTTCTGATAAGGAAATTATAAATTTCCATAAAAATATATCATTTAATTCAGTCCATTTTTCTTATGATAATGAAGAAAATTTAATAATTAAAAATTCTTCGTTCGAAATTAATAAAGGCGATAAAGTTGGAATTGTAGGAAAAACGGGAAGTGGTAAAAGCACACTAATTGACTTATTAATAGGTTTAATTAAACCTACAAGTGGTGAAATTTTTATTGATGATAACAATCTCAATAAAAGCAATCAAAAAGTAACAAATAAAAGCTGGATTTCACAAATTGGTCATGTTCCCCAGAGTATTTATTTAGTTGATGATACTATTGCAAAAAATATAGCATTTGGAATCCCTGAAGAAAAAATTAACTATAAAAGAATAAAGGAGCTTATAAAAATTGTCCTGCTTGATGATTTTATTAAAAATACTAAAATGGGATTAAAGACTGTTGTGGGAGAAAGAGGAATAATTTTGTCTGGAGGACAAAGACAAAGGATTGGGATCGCAAGAGCACTTTACAAAGAGAATATCAAAATATTGATTTTGGATGAGGCAACAAGCGCTTTGGATAACTATACAGAATCGAAGCTAATAGAAAATATTAATTCGATGACAAAAAATTATACTTTGATTATGATCGCCCATAGATTAACAACTTTAAAAAAGTGTAATAAGATTTTTGAAATTAAAAAAGGTATTATTAAGGAAACTTCTTTGGATAAAGTTTGA
- a CDS encoding TIGR04372 family glycosyltransferase: protein MIKRKILFLDFLLLPLQALWETIYLVRNLPADSHVIVINSNSSFGWQVTTMAYAKEIYKNEKILNLQLCSNRTNKVIYKTFGSNFSQILYSPWSFRLKYRRGLDILLRAFFQLSTVVLNIKKPIDEDENKDQYSILIWYELYKIQRPKDKQKYFTVSNGKISLKTRTSDIFRINRMPRKKNDRLVLPNELRSLAKKIINEKKPDFDFDNFVLINDRKARSENGSDKIRGSSFEIYSLLIDQILKEGKSIAIYSSSIDPKIISNTNPYFLDAFSINNEKELINSFLLTECKQMISQNCGAIIVPWLSSIPILTIDHFPLYIELSKAQDIVMPLKFKKNGRYVSFKKIINKYPEIFQSISSSTLPRGFEVEKNSAKDLLYAYKNMYLTKYNKFPAEAPYLKRGKSYFYDYSLIEQSQ, encoded by the coding sequence TTGATAAAAAGAAAAATTTTATTTTTAGATTTTCTTTTACTTCCTTTACAAGCTTTATGGGAAACAATTTATTTAGTAAGAAATTTACCCGCCGATTCTCATGTAATTGTTATAAACTCTAACTCAAGTTTTGGTTGGCAAGTTACAACCATGGCATATGCAAAAGAAATCTATAAAAATGAAAAGATATTAAATTTGCAATTATGTAGTAATAGAACAAATAAAGTCATATATAAAACTTTTGGTAGTAATTTTTCTCAGATATTGTATTCTCCATGGTCTTTTAGATTAAAGTATAGAAGAGGATTAGATATTTTACTAAGAGCCTTTTTTCAATTATCTACAGTTGTTTTAAATATTAAAAAACCTATTGATGAGGATGAAAATAAGGATCAATATTCAATTTTAATTTGGTATGAACTTTACAAAATTCAGAGACCAAAAGATAAGCAAAAATATTTTACTGTCTCTAATGGAAAAATTTCTTTAAAAACAAGAACAAGTGATATTTTTCGTATTAATAGGATGCCTCGAAAAAAAAATGATCGATTAGTTTTACCTAATGAACTTAGATCTTTGGCTAAAAAAATTATTAATGAAAAAAAGCCTGATTTTGACTTTGATAATTTTGTTCTAATAAATGATCGTAAAGCTAGATCTGAAAATGGATCAGACAAAATCAGGGGATCAAGCTTTGAGATTTATTCCCTACTTATTGATCAAATTTTAAAAGAGGGTAAAAGCATTGCAATTTATTCAAGTTCAATAGATCCAAAAATAATTAGTAATACAAATCCTTACTTTTTAGATGCATTTAGCATTAATAATGAAAAAGAATTAATCAATAGTTTTTTACTAACTGAATGCAAACAAATGATATCTCAAAATTGTGGCGCAATTATAGTGCCCTGGCTTTCAAGTATTCCAATATTGACCATTGATCATTTTCCTCTTTACATTGAACTTTCTAAAGCACAAGATATTGTAATGCCTTTAAAATTCAAAAAAAATGGTAGATATGTAAGTTTTAAAAAAATTATTAATAAGTACCCTGAGATCTTTCAAAGTATTTCTAGTTCAACACTACCAAGAGGTTTTGAAGTTGAAAAAAATTCTGCAAAAGATCTTTTATATGCATATAAAAATATGTATTTAACAAAATATAATAAATTTCCCGCTGAGGCTCCATACCTTAAAAGAGGCAAATCTTATTTTTATGATTATTCTTTAATAGAACAATCTCAGTAA
- a CDS encoding glycosyltransferase family 2 protein: protein MKIDCLITTFNDEKVINKCIESIPKKILGLPVRIIISDDFSKDKTIEIARNLLKGREHKIITSESNKGVGKNRQIALEAVSSDYFFFIDSDDYLKESNFTIEQEEYFLKSDMIFFSKLVPYRNSQVNFEKEILQISDQINKEINIDILYFLICKYKLRMGECWGVIFKNSIIKKYSIQFIDAIVGEDVIFLLEYLLKSKTWSFYPKIVLHKTYNLGLSSYIGDSVTKSYLRILNKSFSLLQFEKNKLISKTKIDLYKFYQDSFIRSVAIHNFFSKNSTIDNIKECKINSIYKNIFKNNLNNEIDIKIDRLSQDLELCLKKIIDSDKNIKYCFWLASPLTFVFSRLLFLKHNIKVSVILDDARNGTYNLSNQDFIPIMKLDEFSLKEKFNFRFIIINQSETLIKKLTNKTLLKYPSSEVIEMVF, encoded by the coding sequence ATGAAAATTGATTGTTTAATTACTACTTTTAATGACGAGAAAGTAATAAACAAATGCATAGAATCAATACCAAAAAAAATCTTGGGTTTACCTGTAAGAATTATCATATCTGATGATTTTTCTAAAGATAAAACGATTGAAATCGCAAGAAATCTTTTAAAAGGTAGAGAGCATAAAATTATAACTTCTGAAAGCAATAAAGGAGTCGGAAAAAATAGGCAGATAGCTCTAGAGGCTGTTTCAAGTGATTATTTTTTCTTCATAGATTCAGATGACTATCTCAAAGAAAGTAATTTCACAATTGAACAGGAAGAATATTTTCTTAAATCAGATATGATATTTTTTTCAAAGTTAGTTCCATATAGAAATTCTCAAGTCAATTTTGAAAAGGAAATTCTACAAATATCAGATCAAATAAATAAAGAAATTAATATTGATATTTTATATTTTTTAATATGTAAGTATAAATTAAGAATGGGTGAATGTTGGGGTGTTATATTTAAAAACTCAATTATAAAAAAGTATTCAATTCAATTTATTGATGCAATAGTTGGGGAAGATGTAATTTTTTTATTGGAATATCTTCTAAAATCAAAAACATGGTCTTTTTATCCAAAAATTGTTCTTCATAAAACATATAATTTAGGTCTATCAAGCTATATAGGTGACTCAGTTACTAAATCATATTTAAGAATACTTAATAAATCATTTTCACTTTTGCAATTTGAGAAAAATAAATTAATTTCAAAAACAAAGATTGATTTATATAAATTCTATCAAGATTCATTTATAAGATCTGTGGCAATACATAATTTTTTTTCTAAAAACTCAACAATTGATAATATTAAAGAATGCAAAATAAACTCAATTTATAAAAATATATTCAAAAATAATTTAAATAATGAAATTGATATAAAAATTGATAGACTTTCTCAGGACCTAGAGTTATGTTTAAAAAAAATAATTGATTCAGATAAAAATATTAAATATTGTTTTTGGCTTGCATCTCCACTTACATTTGTTTTCTCAAGATTATTATTTTTAAAACACAATATAAAGGTTAGTGTGATTTTAGATGATGCAAGAAATGGAACTTATAATTTAAGTAATCAAGATTTTATTCCAATAATGAAGCTGGATGAATTTTCTTTAAAGGAAAAATTTAATTTTAGATTTATAATCATAAATCAAAGTGAAACTCTTATAAAAAAATTAACTAATAAAACGTTACTAAAATATCCCTCAAGTGAAGTTATTGAAATGGTTTTTTAA
- a CDS encoding radical SAM protein, which translates to MNFNKKRNWQDLLNLVEDYDYIYIYGFASAGKWINDKLNGKIKVLGFIECDLKKSTHEHNGTKVIYYKDLLERKITKNKGKVLIINTVTEISETWQKGLDLNPDLQVPLGLFLNDHPLSEVADVSGEFLGYFLNAVKESHSSYFLGQGIFLRSIDILVTERCSMKCQDCSNLMQYYKKPENIEVDQMINEIEILLSKIDHLYEIRLIGGEPFVNRHIYDMIAYSSNLKKVSYVVLFTNATVPLNIEKLKNNGSNLKKISFQITNYGEELSRQLKQVTEGLDQLKIPYRAHSPEWWTDSGRIIHEDRTKEELEVLFENCCGKNLLTLTDNKIYRCPFAANADRLQGIPHNKENYVEITASPKDIVKYTKDIKYLPACNYCKGRSWDSPQIDPAIQTKKPLEYRKY; encoded by the coding sequence ATGAATTTTAATAAAAAACGAAATTGGCAAGATCTCCTTAACTTAGTTGAGGATTATGATTATATATATATATATGGATTCGCTTCGGCTGGTAAATGGATTAACGATAAATTAAATGGAAAAATCAAAGTTCTGGGTTTTATAGAGTGTGACTTAAAGAAATCAACGCATGAACATAATGGTACCAAGGTTATTTACTATAAAGATCTATTAGAAAGAAAGATTACAAAAAATAAAGGTAAAGTTTTAATAATTAATACTGTTACTGAGATATCTGAAACCTGGCAAAAAGGTTTAGATCTAAATCCTGATTTACAAGTTCCATTAGGACTTTTTTTGAATGATCATCCATTATCAGAAGTTGCTGATGTTAGTGGAGAATTTTTAGGTTATTTTCTAAATGCAGTTAAAGAGTCACATTCGTCTTATTTTTTGGGGCAAGGAATCTTTTTAAGAAGTATCGATATATTAGTAACTGAGAGATGTTCTATGAAATGCCAAGATTGTTCAAACTTGATGCAATACTATAAAAAGCCAGAAAACATTGAAGTAGATCAAATGATAAATGAGATAGAAATTTTGTTATCAAAGATTGATCATCTATACGAAATAAGATTGATAGGAGGTGAACCATTCGTTAACAGACACATATATGACATGATCGCTTATTCCTCAAATCTAAAGAAGGTTAGTTATGTCGTCCTTTTTACAAATGCTACTGTGCCATTAAATATTGAAAAGCTAAAAAATAATGGATCTAATCTAAAGAAAATAAGTTTTCAAATAACTAACTATGGAGAAGAACTGTCAAGACAGTTGAAACAGGTAACAGAAGGTCTTGATCAATTGAAAATCCCCTACAGAGCGCACTCTCCTGAATGGTGGACTGATAGTGGAAGAATTATTCACGAAGATAGAACAAAAGAAGAGCTAGAGGTTCTTTTTGAAAATTGTTGTGGCAAAAATTTATTAACTTTGACAGATAACAAAATATATAGATGCCCATTCGCTGCTAATGCTGACAGGCTTCAAGGAATACCTCATAATAAAGAAAATTATGTTGAAATTACAGCTAGCCCTAAAGATATTGTTAAATATACAAAGGATATTAAATATTTGCCTGCTTGTAATTATTGCAAAGGTAGATCATGGGATTCTCCACAAATTGATCCCGCAATTCAGACTAAGAAGCCTCTTGAATACAGAAAGTATTAA